A genomic segment from Vagococcus zengguangii encodes:
- a CDS encoding acetyl-CoA C-acetyltransferase, with the protein MKNVVIVEAQRTPIGKFGGAFADVSAVELGVTAAKAALNKAGIQPHQVDEVIIGNVLSAGLGQNVARQVALGLSIPQEKPAFTVNMVCGSGMKAIMLGAQAIQTGQSEVVLVGGTENMTQAPYLDMTRRWGNKMGTDEIYDSILKDGLTDAIGDYHMGITAENLSEKYQISRQAQDEFAANSQRKAIKAMDMGKFVDEIAPVVKSSRKGQLETVETDEYPRRGVTAEGIASMRPAFKRDGTVTAANASGINDGAAMLVLMSAEKAQAYNLPIMAEIISYATAGVSPDVMGEGPIPATKKALEQVNLEISDLSLVEANEAFAAQSLAVIEGLSLNPDIVNVNGGAIALGHPIGASGARIMVSLIHEMQKQGAEYGLGTLCIGGGQGASIIVKR; encoded by the coding sequence ATGAAAAATGTAGTCATAGTAGAAGCACAACGCACACCAATCGGTAAATTTGGCGGTGCTTTTGCGGATGTTTCAGCAGTTGAATTAGGGGTTACAGCGGCTAAGGCGGCTTTAAATAAAGCGGGCATCCAACCTCATCAAGTAGATGAAGTGATTATTGGCAATGTGTTGAGTGCAGGTCTAGGACAAAATGTGGCGCGTCAAGTAGCGTTAGGCCTATCGATACCTCAAGAAAAACCTGCATTTACTGTTAATATGGTTTGTGGATCAGGTATGAAAGCTATCATGCTAGGAGCTCAAGCGATTCAAACAGGTCAATCAGAAGTAGTGCTAGTGGGTGGTACTGAAAATATGACCCAAGCACCCTATTTAGATATGACGCGTCGTTGGGGCAATAAAATGGGGACCGATGAAATATATGATAGCATTCTAAAAGACGGCTTGACCGATGCAATAGGTGACTATCATATGGGGATAACGGCAGAAAACTTAAGTGAAAAATATCAAATTTCTCGTCAAGCGCAAGATGAATTCGCAGCAAATAGCCAACGTAAAGCTATTAAGGCAATGGATATGGGTAAATTTGTCGATGAAATAGCGCCAGTTGTCAAATCTTCAAGAAAAGGCCAATTGGAAACTGTTGAGACGGATGAATATCCAAGACGCGGGGTGACCGCTGAAGGAATAGCAAGCATGCGTCCGGCTTTTAAACGAGATGGGACAGTCACAGCTGCTAATGCTTCAGGAATAAATGATGGGGCAGCGATGTTAGTCTTAATGTCTGCTGAAAAAGCGCAAGCTTACAACCTACCTATTATGGCAGAAATTATTTCGTATGCGACTGCCGGAGTTTCACCAGATGTGATGGGGGAAGGTCCTATTCCAGCAACAAAAAAAGCGTTAGAACAAGTGAATCTAGAGATTTCTGATTTGTCCTTAGTAGAAGCGAATGAAGCATTTGCTGCCCAATCTTTGGCAGTAATTGAAGGCTTATCGCTTAATCCTGACATTGTAAATGTTAATGGTGGCGCAATCGCTCTAGGCCATCCGATTGGTGCAAGCGGTGCACGGATTATGGTGAGTTTAATTCATGAAATGCAAAAGCAAGGGGCTGAATATGGCTTAGGTACTTTATGTATCGGTGGTGGTCAAGGCGCATCGATTATTGTTAAACGCTAA
- a CDS encoding Na+/H+ antiporter, with protein sequence MLLLEATILIILLVVISNIISHYLVSIPTALIEIAIGLIVVLVFDINITWESDWFMLLFVAPLLFNDAKHFPNKEMWELRIPIFGYAILLVFLTTILGGYFINWLIPSFPLPLAMALIAVLSPTDPVAVQSIAEQVKLPSKIMGLISGESLINDASGLIAFKYALAAFMTGYFSIMDATTNFIYMAVIGGIIGFIAMLLIHSLKYNLFKLGIQDVILHSTIQLLTPFIIYMIAEEFHASGVIAVVTAGFTTLTRKNIDTNFHPEVRIITSRMWDVLIYILNGIVFVLLGAELPIAMREVIRNPEIKNTQLLMYILITWFFLLVIRTVWSYLFVLITYRKKEKSEKPSFFIAFLTGMTGVRGAVTLATIMSMPLVTPSGQAFEQRSLMIAIACGVVMMSLIVASIGLPLLTKNHAKFLSSSDDLSEEHSLDENEDIDELYTEMEARQLMNVQVIKALSEFNVGEDQLITADLLHEFQMRLDHLHKEALDEETSATYLEIEKEIQRVAFYGEKVALRELECHTTEETDFIKRQLKSIDMKEKTLENSFISKIIKAAYGLKINFVRWVLSFVKVNRQAIEEVENTMFYQTQLASTTGAIQELKKYAQTIDPSTREGQFELQVINQKEHEYKYKLQRIKHGNERLADNYNEKLAEYYNIAIYTERKVIHDLYSAGKITLATANKLRQSLTYYESTLI encoded by the coding sequence ATGCTACTACTCGAAGCAACTATTTTAATTATTCTGTTGGTTGTCATTTCTAATATCATTAGTCATTATTTAGTCTCAATTCCAACAGCACTAATAGAAATTGCTATAGGACTCATTGTTGTCCTAGTTTTTGACATCAACATCACATGGGAATCCGACTGGTTTATGCTCCTCTTCGTTGCTCCCTTGCTGTTTAACGATGCCAAACATTTTCCAAATAAAGAAATGTGGGAATTAAGAATACCGATTTTCGGTTATGCCATTTTACTCGTCTTTTTAACAACGATTCTTGGTGGTTACTTTATTAACTGGTTAATTCCTAGTTTCCCATTACCACTTGCGATGGCCTTAATCGCTGTTTTATCTCCAACGGATCCGGTCGCAGTGCAAAGTATTGCCGAACAGGTGAAACTCCCAAGCAAAATCATGGGATTAATCAGTGGAGAAAGTTTAATTAATGATGCAAGTGGCCTGATAGCCTTTAAATATGCCTTAGCAGCTTTTATGACCGGCTACTTCTCTATCATGGATGCTACAACTAACTTCATCTATATGGCAGTTATCGGAGGTATTATTGGCTTTATTGCAATGCTTTTAATTCATTCATTGAAATATAATTTATTCAAATTGGGGATTCAGGATGTTATTTTGCATTCAACTATTCAACTACTCACACCGTTTATTATTTATATGATTGCAGAAGAATTCCATGCATCAGGCGTTATTGCGGTCGTGACAGCTGGCTTTACCACATTAACTAGAAAAAATATTGACACTAATTTCCATCCTGAAGTGCGCATCATTACATCACGTATGTGGGATGTCTTGATTTACATCTTAAATGGGATAGTCTTTGTGCTTCTAGGAGCTGAATTACCAATTGCCATGCGCGAGGTTATTCGTAATCCCGAGATTAAAAACACACAATTGCTAATGTATATCTTAATTACTTGGTTCTTCTTATTAGTGATACGAACTGTTTGGTCTTACTTATTCGTCTTAATTACCTATCGAAAAAAAGAAAAAAGCGAAAAGCCAAGTTTTTTTATAGCTTTTCTGACGGGTATGACAGGCGTTCGTGGGGCTGTAACCTTAGCGACTATCATGTCAATGCCTTTAGTGACACCTAGTGGACAAGCTTTTGAGCAACGTTCATTAATGATCGCAATAGCGTGTGGCGTTGTCATGATGAGTTTAATTGTAGCTTCCATTGGGTTACCGCTATTAACCAAAAATCATGCGAAGTTTTTATCAAGTTCAGATGACTTGTCTGAAGAACACTCATTGGACGAAAATGAGGACATTGATGAGCTATACACTGAGATGGAAGCCCGTCAATTAATGAATGTCCAAGTAATAAAGGCACTTTCAGAATTCAATGTCGGTGAAGATCAATTGATTACAGCTGACCTACTTCATGAATTCCAAATGCGTTTAGATCACTTACACAAAGAAGCATTAGACGAAGAAACGTCGGCAACCTACTTAGAAATTGAAAAAGAAATCCAGCGCGTCGCGTTTTATGGGGAAAAAGTTGCATTAAGGGAATTAGAATGCCATACAACAGAAGAAACTGATTTTATTAAACGCCAATTAAAAAGTATTGACATGAAAGAAAAAACATTAGAAAATTCTTTTATTTCTAAGATAATTAAAGCTGCATATGGTCTAAAAATTAATTTTGTTCGTTGGGTATTATCTTTTGTAAAAGTTAATCGTCAAGCTATTGAGGAAGTTGAAAACACCATGTTCTATCAAACTCAGCTTGCTTCAACAACAGGTGCGATTCAAGAACTTAAAAAATATGCCCAAACTATTGATCCTTCAACAAGAGAAGGACAATTCGAATTACAAGTTATCAACCAAAAAGAACATGAATACAAATATAAATTACAACGGATTAAACATGGTAATGAACGTTTAGCTGATAACTATAACGAAAAATTAGCAGAATATTATAATATTGCGATTTACACTGAACGCAAAGTCATTCACGATTTATATTCAGCTGGAAAAATAACTTTAGCAACTGCTAATAAGCTACGTCAATCGTTAACTTATTACGAATCAACGTTAATATAA
- a CDS encoding PhoH family protein, which produces MNIEEFSTELVLHNPEKAVQLFGAHDAHLKLIEENRHVNIHTRGEVIQISGQEADVVAVEEIIKKLEMLLLKEVPVSTPDVVTALKMSKKGTLEYFIDLYEEEILKDKNGKAIRVKTYGQKKYIETIKKKDITFGIGPAGTGKTFLAVVMAIAALKRGEVKKIVLTRPAVEAGENLGFLPGDLKEKVDPYLRPVYDALYAIFGIEHTNRLMERGVIEIAPLAYMRGRTLDEAFVILDEAQNTTVAQMKMFLTRLGFNSKMIVNGDVSQIDLPRGTKSGLIDAQHKLNRIKRIGFVEFESNDVVRHPVVAEIIEAYQQEESH; this is translated from the coding sequence ATCAATATTGAAGAATTTTCGACTGAGTTAGTCTTACATAATCCAGAAAAAGCAGTTCAATTATTTGGCGCTCACGATGCCCATTTAAAATTAATAGAAGAAAATCGTCATGTGAATATTCATACGCGTGGTGAAGTGATTCAAATTAGCGGTCAAGAGGCCGATGTTGTAGCTGTTGAAGAAATTATTAAAAAACTTGAGATGTTATTGCTTAAAGAAGTACCTGTTAGTACGCCTGATGTTGTTACCGCATTAAAAATGTCAAAAAAAGGCACGTTAGAGTATTTTATTGATTTGTATGAAGAAGAAATTCTTAAAGATAAAAATGGTAAAGCTATCCGAGTTAAAACATATGGTCAAAAGAAATATATCGAAACTATTAAGAAAAAAGATATTACCTTTGGGATTGGACCGGCTGGTACTGGTAAAACGTTCTTGGCGGTAGTAATGGCCATAGCAGCATTGAAACGTGGCGAAGTGAAGAAAATTGTCTTAACACGTCCAGCTGTTGAAGCAGGTGAAAATCTTGGTTTTCTACCTGGGGATTTAAAAGAGAAAGTTGATCCTTATCTACGTCCGGTCTATGACGCATTGTACGCGATTTTTGGCATTGAACATACGAACCGTTTGATGGAACGAGGGGTCATCGAAATTGCACCGCTTGCTTATATGCGTGGTCGTACGTTAGATGAAGCATTCGTTATTTTAGATGAAGCGCAAAATACAACCGTTGCCCAAATGAAAATGTTTTTAACGCGCTTGGGCTTTAATTCAAAAATGATTGTCAATGGAGACGTGTCACAAATCGACTTGCCACGTGGAACTAAGAGTGGATTGATTGATGCACAACACAAATTAAATCGTATTAAACGTATCGGTTTTGTTGAGTTTGAATCAAACGATGTCGTTCGTCATCCCGTGGTAGCTGAAATCATTGAGGCATATCAACAAGAAGAAAGTCATTAA
- a CDS encoding IS91 family transposase, translating to MNVNILQAIFFDKYHNWDNFIIKYSDRLRPVVKKEVVKFRNCGDIQKGYRLYVCEGCHDVKFLPLRCKGKFCPSCAKGESERWSETIAQDMYHTIHRHIVFTIDEGLRDIFLMDKYRSTLLKGLMDEAAKIIIEFFDNRKIQPGIISGLHTFGSQLEFNPHVHMIVTMGGVNRKGEWENYDYLPYVMLRKYWQNAVLKLIRRTLSPRDKAKVQYKLQKAYHQNGEGFYVNAPKRSRTNTKGLLQYISRYMKRGPIALERIKMYDGHHVMFEYHDKRTNRKEMKTMTAEEFIGALVRHIPDRHFRMIRHYGIYSRRIKSFIKKIVEVYQEKVKKLLINSKQMLKSKTWAQRITECFGKNPLDCPNCGEEFVFMGMSVCKNGRLITKYTKNKQAMIVMKEENIRLGQKETQHQQKEKTEAAFKKLRFDWEFYGDLYMSPVWNS from the coding sequence ATGAATGTGAATATTCTTCAAGCTATATTTTTTGATAAGTATCATAATTGGGATAATTTTATCATCAAGTATTCTGACAGACTTCGTCCGGTAGTTAAGAAGGAGGTTGTTAAGTTTAGAAATTGTGGAGATATCCAGAAAGGATATCGTTTGTATGTTTGCGAGGGATGTCATGATGTCAAATTTCTACCTTTAAGATGTAAAGGTAAGTTTTGTCCAAGTTGTGCTAAAGGTGAGAGTGAACGTTGGAGTGAAACGATAGCTCAAGACATGTATCACACTATTCATCGTCACATTGTTTTTACAATAGATGAAGGTTTACGTGATATCTTTTTAATGGATAAGTATCGAAGTACCTTGTTAAAAGGATTAATGGATGAAGCCGCCAAAATAATTATAGAGTTCTTTGATAATCGTAAGATACAGCCTGGAATAATTTCTGGATTACATACGTTTGGTTCACAATTAGAGTTTAATCCTCATGTTCATATGATAGTAACAATGGGTGGTGTAAACAGAAAAGGTGAATGGGAAAATTATGATTATTTACCTTATGTAATGCTTAGAAAATATTGGCAGAATGCGGTATTAAAATTGATTAGGAGAACTTTATCACCACGTGATAAAGCAAAAGTTCAGTATAAATTACAGAAGGCCTACCATCAAAATGGAGAAGGATTTTATGTGAATGCTCCTAAACGGAGCAGAACGAATACCAAAGGCTTACTACAATATATCAGTCGCTATATGAAAAGAGGGCCTATTGCATTAGAACGAATAAAAATGTATGACGGTCATCATGTCATGTTTGAATATCATGATAAGCGGACGAATAGAAAAGAAATGAAAACAATGACGGCAGAAGAGTTTATAGGGGCATTAGTTCGTCATATTCCAGATCGACATTTTAGAATGATACGTCATTATGGTATTTATAGTCGAAGGATAAAAAGCTTTATCAAAAAAATTGTAGAAGTTTATCAAGAAAAGGTAAAAAAGTTATTGATAAACAGTAAACAAATGCTTAAAAGTAAAACTTGGGCTCAAAGAATAACCGAATGTTTTGGAAAAAATCCATTGGATTGTCCTAATTGTGGTGAAGAATTTGTCTTTATGGGGATGAGTGTGTGCAAAAATGGTAGACTAATTACTAAATATACGAAGAATAAGCAAGCAATGATAGTGATGAAGGAGGAGAATATTCGTCTTGGCCAAAAAGAAACGCAACATCAACAAAAAGAAAAAACAGAAGCAGCTTTTAAAAAGCTTCGATTCGACTGGGAATTCTACGGTGACTTATATATGTCTCCAGTGTGGAATAGCTGA
- a CDS encoding IS1182 family transposase, producing MYSNYNMNQLSLDITTSYIPEKNNTAWFINELVETLKIKESYLFGRPRQYNLSAMLKLVLFAYTRSVFSSRKIAQLAEESLPARWLTQEMMPSYRTIARFRISDELEGLINQGLEQLTAYLRQQNMIDDAIFIDGTKILADANKFSFVWKKSTIRFDAMNREATVSLMNELKEAYSSSHIPDGSNLSLDMVDEVLTRLEFRLEELEKQIETTPKLSPNPAKQERRSLKSTKRKLAARRAKMLEHQKQFKTFGKRNSFSKTDHDATFMRVKEDHMKNGQLKPAYNLQIATSKQFIVGYDVYQNPTDTKTLIPFLEKMNLAEKDAMYIVADAGYGSESNYQYLEDKLSQHTSLIPYGTMLKENSKKWQSDDKKVMNWFYEEKEDYYIDPKGVRFNFNTYRKRTDKDGFTRDFKEYVAEKYDENREEIPAALTAKGHIRKIMINPSWEYYKAKQRDFLSTKETGKIYAKRKIDVEPVFGRMKASLGFTRFSVRGLGKVLKETGIVSLALNMMKLASWETQKDIENRKNPKQTKNNTFRPFRIFYFRLITLTFVTASFFIFYINVDS from the coding sequence ATGTATTCTAATTATAACATGAATCAGTTAAGTTTGGATATTACAACTTCATATATTCCAGAAAAAAATAATACGGCTTGGTTTATTAACGAGCTAGTTGAAACATTAAAAATCAAAGAATCTTATTTATTCGGAAGACCACGTCAATATAATTTATCTGCTATGTTAAAGCTGGTCTTATTTGCGTACACACGCAGTGTTTTTAGTAGTCGTAAAATTGCTCAATTGGCTGAAGAGAGCCTACCGGCTCGTTGGTTAACACAAGAAATGATGCCTTCTTATCGAACGATTGCACGCTTTAGAATATCTGATGAATTAGAAGGTCTTATTAATCAAGGCTTGGAGCAGCTAACCGCTTATTTACGTCAACAAAACATGATTGATGATGCCATTTTTATTGATGGAACTAAAATTTTAGCTGATGCCAATAAATTTAGTTTTGTTTGGAAGAAAAGCACGATTCGTTTCGATGCGATGAATCGAGAAGCAACCGTCTCTTTAATGAATGAATTAAAAGAGGCTTATTCGTCGTCTCATATACCAGATGGTTCTAATCTGTCTTTAGATATGGTTGATGAAGTTCTAACTCGTTTAGAATTCAGATTAGAAGAATTAGAAAAACAAATTGAAACAACACCTAAGCTTTCTCCCAACCCTGCTAAACAAGAACGACGTTCTTTAAAATCAACTAAAAGAAAATTAGCTGCACGTCGAGCTAAAATGCTAGAACATCAAAAGCAATTTAAGACTTTCGGGAAACGAAACAGCTTTTCAAAAACTGATCACGATGCCACTTTCATGAGAGTAAAAGAAGATCACATGAAAAATGGTCAGCTTAAGCCAGCTTATAATCTGCAAATTGCTACGAGCAAGCAATTTATCGTAGGCTATGATGTTTACCAAAATCCAACAGATACTAAAACGTTAATCCCTTTCTTAGAAAAAATGAATTTAGCAGAAAAGGATGCCATGTATATAGTGGCAGATGCAGGTTATGGTTCAGAAAGTAACTATCAATATCTAGAAGACAAATTATCTCAACATACCTCATTAATCCCGTACGGGACAATGTTGAAAGAAAATAGTAAGAAATGGCAGTCAGATGATAAAAAGGTAATGAATTGGTTTTACGAAGAAAAAGAAGACTATTATATTGACCCAAAAGGAGTCCGTTTTAATTTTAATACGTATCGAAAACGCACAGACAAAGACGGTTTTACACGTGATTTCAAGGAATATGTGGCAGAAAAATATGACGAAAATCGTGAAGAAATTCCTGCTGCGTTAACAGCCAAAGGCCACATAAGAAAAATAATGATTAATCCTTCATGGGAATATTATAAAGCGAAGCAACGAGATTTTCTTTCAACGAAAGAAACTGGAAAAATTTACGCTAAACGTAAGATTGATGTGGAACCAGTTTTCGGACGGATGAAGGCTTCTTTGGGCTTCACTCGTTTCTCTGTGAGAGGACTTGGAAAAGTTCTCAAGGAAACCGGTATTGTTTCCTTGGCGCTAAATATGATGAAATTAGCGTCTTGGGAGACGCAGAAAGACATAGAAAATAGAAAAAATCCGAAACAAACGAAAAATAACACTTTTCGTCCGTTTCGGATTTTTTATTTTAGACTAATAACACTAACTTTTGTCACAGCCTCTTTTTTTATCTTTTATATTAACGTTGATTCGTAA
- a CDS encoding DNA translocase FtsK, giving the protein MAKKTNNKKKKNTRKTKKQQQQQERLIYFFVGLAFVLLGLFGMLHVGFLGNLIANVFRLLVGNTYHVFGLLTMVFGFLIMLSGSKLRVKEPKKIIGLVMIYMAVCLLLHILLFRKGINSDTNIIQVTWSKLLHDIQAGTVKLSVGGGMLGASLYSVTYFLLDQLGSYLMMFFMGVCGITMFFNVKLEQVLDMLANAKDKLLAFIEVDEEKLAAKQAIKEEKKQLKAQAKQEREVAKAIQQAEQSQAKEPVVTTHSQPQESLFEIDHYQEPVDEQAPEVIIEELNPKPKASDYSASAPTTSSNQQGSNDREEEEPLDFEIPQEIENRDYQLPPTSLLEEIPQVNQSGENEKVKENLKILERTFASFGVDAKVVRASIGPSVTKYEIQPAVGVKVSKIVSLTDDLALALAAKDIRMEAPIPGKSLIGIEVPNTKVSMVSFRDVIESQPSHDGRLLEVPLGRDISGQVVSADLSKMPHMLIAGSTGSGKSVCINGIITSILMNAKPHEVKMMMIDPKMVELNVYNGVPHLLTPVVTNPRKAAQALQKVVQEMEKRYELFAGYGVRNMTGYNELIMKHNLDDGEKRPTLPYIVVIVDELADLMMVASNEVEDAIIRLAQMARAAGIHMILATQRPSVDVITGIIKANVPSRIAFAVSSGTDSRTIIDSNGAEKLLGRGDMLFLPMGENKPIRVQGAFISDGEVEDIVSFVTTQQKAEYREDMMPSDEPTSMNGSGESQDELYDEAVAMVAEMEAASISMLQRRFRIGYNRAARLIDEMEANGVVGPSEGSKPRKVLISAIESVEESSPNENDLPF; this is encoded by the coding sequence ATGGCAAAAAAAACAAATAATAAGAAGAAAAAAAATACAAGAAAAACTAAAAAACAACAACAACAGCAAGAAAGACTTATTTACTTTTTTGTGGGATTGGCCTTTGTTTTGTTAGGTCTTTTTGGAATGTTACATGTTGGATTTTTAGGTAATTTAATTGCCAATGTTTTTCGATTACTAGTTGGAAATACCTATCATGTGTTTGGTCTGTTAACCATGGTGTTTGGTTTCTTAATTATGCTTTCGGGTAGTAAATTAAGAGTCAAAGAGCCAAAAAAAATCATTGGTTTAGTCATGATTTATATGGCCGTATGTTTATTGTTACATATTTTACTCTTTAGAAAAGGGATTAATAGTGATACCAATATAATCCAAGTCACCTGGTCTAAATTACTACATGATATACAAGCTGGAACAGTGAAATTATCAGTAGGTGGTGGGATGTTGGGGGCCTCGCTTTATTCCGTCACTTATTTCTTACTCGATCAATTAGGAAGTTATTTAATGATGTTCTTCATGGGGGTATGTGGTATTACTATGTTCTTTAATGTTAAGTTAGAACAAGTATTAGATATGCTTGCCAATGCAAAAGATAAATTACTCGCTTTCATTGAAGTTGATGAAGAGAAGTTAGCGGCTAAGCAAGCCATAAAAGAAGAGAAAAAACAATTAAAAGCGCAAGCCAAGCAAGAACGTGAAGTAGCTAAAGCAATACAACAAGCTGAACAGTCTCAAGCTAAAGAGCCAGTTGTCACGACTCACTCTCAACCACAAGAATCTTTATTTGAAATTGATCATTATCAAGAACCCGTGGATGAACAAGCGCCAGAAGTCATTATTGAAGAGTTAAATCCAAAGCCTAAAGCAAGTGATTATAGCGCATCAGCTCCAACGACAAGTTCAAATCAGCAGGGTAGTAATGATAGGGAAGAGGAAGAACCGTTAGATTTCGAGATTCCACAAGAAATTGAAAATCGTGATTATCAATTACCACCAACTAGTTTACTTGAAGAAATTCCTCAAGTGAATCAGAGTGGTGAAAATGAAAAGGTAAAAGAAAATCTTAAAATCTTAGAGCGAACATTTGCTAGTTTTGGAGTCGATGCGAAAGTGGTACGTGCTAGTATCGGCCCATCAGTTACGAAATATGAGATTCAACCAGCAGTCGGAGTCAAAGTTAGTAAAATTGTGAGTTTGACAGATGATTTAGCGTTAGCTCTTGCGGCAAAAGATATCCGTATGGAGGCGCCAATTCCTGGCAAATCATTAATTGGGATTGAAGTGCCTAATACTAAAGTCAGCATGGTATCGTTTAGAGATGTGATTGAGTCACAGCCTAGTCACGACGGTCGTTTGTTAGAAGTGCCATTAGGTCGAGATATATCTGGTCAAGTGGTTTCGGCAGACTTATCAAAAATGCCGCACATGTTAATTGCTGGTTCAACAGGTAGTGGGAAGTCAGTCTGTATCAATGGGATTATTACGAGTATCTTGATGAATGCTAAACCACACGAAGTTAAAATGATGATGATTGATCCTAAAATGGTTGAGTTGAATGTTTATAATGGTGTGCCTCATCTTTTAACACCAGTTGTTACGAATCCTCGTAAAGCGGCGCAAGCATTGCAAAAAGTCGTGCAAGAAATGGAAAAACGTTATGAATTGTTTGCGGGTTATGGCGTACGTAATATGACGGGTTACAATGAATTAATTATGAAACATAACTTAGATGATGGTGAAAAACGTCCAACATTACCTTATATTGTTGTAATCGTTGATGAGTTAGCAGACTTGATGATGGTAGCAAGTAATGAAGTCGAAGACGCTATTATTCGGTTAGCGCAAATGGCACGTGCAGCCGGCATCCATATGATTTTAGCAACTCAACGACCTAGTGTGGATGTTATTACTGGGATTATTAAGGCAAACGTGCCATCACGTATCGCCTTTGCAGTTTCAAGTGGTACTGACTCTCGTACGATTATTGACAGTAATGGTGCTGAGAAATTGTTAGGTCGTGGAGATATGTTGTTCTTGCCAATGGGTGAAAATAAACCGATTCGTGTCCAAGGTGCCTTTATTTCTGATGGTGAAGTTGAAGATATTGTGTCATTTGTTACAACGCAGCAAAAAGCGGAGTATCGTGAAGATATGATGCCAAGTGATGAACCAACATCAATGAACGGGAGTGGAGAATCACAAGATGAATTGTATGACGAAGCGGTCGCAATGGTTGCCGAAATGGAAGCAGCTAGCATATCTATGCTACAACGACGTTTTAGAATTGGTTACAATCGCGCTGCTCGATTAATTGATGAAATGGAGGCCAATGGTGTAGTCGGACCTTCAGAAGGTAGTAAACCTCGTAAAGTGTTAATCTCAGCAATAGAGTCAGTAGAAGAAAGCTCACCAAATGAGAACGATTTGCCGTTTTAA
- the rlmN gene encoding 23S rRNA (adenine(2503)-C(2))-methyltransferase RlmN has translation MDKQAIYGLTYGNLENWLIENGEKKFRTSQIWGWLYIKRVKKFEEMSNLSKALIEKLSANFSFTPLNQVVVQESKDGTVKYLFQLEDKHMIETVLMTHHYGLSVCVTTQVGCNIGCTFCASGILKKQRDLTAGEIVAQIMQVQFYLDSKGEGQRVSHIVVMGIGEPFDNYDNVLDFLNIVNNAKGLAIGARHITVSTSGLIHKIREFADEPLQINLAISLHAPNNEVRTSIMRINRSNPIEKLMDAVDYYLSKNNRRITFEYIMLSNVNDRPEHARQLAALLKDKKKLAYVNLIPYNPVSEHDQYSRSSKEDVLAFYDVLQKHGINCVIRKEQGSDIDAACGQLRSKQMKK, from the coding sequence GTGGATAAACAAGCAATTTATGGTTTGACCTATGGGAATTTAGAAAATTGGCTGATTGAAAATGGTGAAAAGAAGTTTCGAACTTCACAAATTTGGGGTTGGTTATATATAAAACGTGTGAAAAAATTTGAGGAAATGTCAAATTTATCAAAAGCTTTGATAGAAAAATTATCAGCTAATTTTAGCTTTACACCCCTTAATCAAGTCGTTGTGCAAGAATCAAAAGATGGTACGGTTAAATATCTATTTCAATTAGAAGATAAGCATATGATTGAAACAGTTTTAATGACGCACCACTATGGTTTGTCAGTTTGCGTCACAACGCAAGTAGGATGTAATATTGGTTGTACATTCTGTGCGAGCGGTATTTTGAAGAAACAACGTGATTTAACAGCGGGTGAAATTGTCGCACAAATTATGCAAGTGCAATTTTACTTAGACAGTAAGGGTGAAGGGCAACGTGTTAGTCATATCGTGGTTATGGGAATTGGTGAACCATTTGATAACTACGACAATGTGTTAGACTTCTTAAACATTGTTAATAATGCGAAAGGTTTGGCAATCGGTGCACGTCATATTACTGTTTCGACTAGTGGGTTGATTCATAAGATACGTGAATTTGCTGATGAACCGCTCCAAATTAATTTAGCCATTTCATTGCATGCACCAAACAATGAGGTTCGTACGTCCATTATGCGTATTAATCGTAGCAATCCAATTGAAAAATTAATGGATGCAGTAGACTATTATTTATCAAAAAACAATCGTCGTATAACGTTCGAGTACATTATGTTATCTAATGTTAATGACCGTCCGGAACATGCACGTCAATTAGCAGCCTTACTAAAAGATAAGAAGAAATTGGCATATGTCAATTTAATCCCTTATAATCCAGTAAGTGAGCATGATCAGTATTCACGTAGTTCAAAAGAAGACGTGTTAGCTTTTTATGATGTCTTGCAAAAACATGGCATAAATTGTGTGATTCGTAAAGAGCAAGGATCAGATATCGATGCAGCTTGTGGACAATTACGTAGTAAACAAATGAAAAAATAA